From Blattabacterium cuenoti:
TTATTTATAAACGTTTAAAATTTGTTAAGATAAATTTTCTCTATAAAGATATCTGATATAAGATTTATTATAAAATTGATCGACATAAGAATAACCTAACTCATCTAAACAAACAAGATGAATCTTTTTCCCATTTATTTAATTCATCAATATGGTTATATTTTATCATTATAATAATTTTGTAAATTTTTCACTATCGGTTCAAATATATAGTTAGTCATAAACTAATGCAGTCCTCTTGTATGAGATAGGATTTTCATTACAGGACTAAAATATAAATTTCCAATAATAATCATCTTATGTCCCATGATCAGTTTCTATAACTCCTACTCTTGCATACGGTTTTTATTAAATTAAATTTCATTTAATAAAAAATCTTACATAATAGGATATCAACGAAATTGACTAATTTCGCAAGAAAAAATAAATAATTTTTTTTCAAAAAATGAATTTTATAGAACATTCAAAAATATATCATTATCCGGTCCTTTTAAAAGAAAGTATAGAAAATCTAATTACAGATAGAAATGGTATTTATGTTGATGTTACATTTGGTGGAGGAGGACATTCTTCTGCTATTTTAAAAAAATTAGAAAAAAAAGCTATTTTAATAGCTTTAGACCAAGATAAAGAATCCATTAAAAATAATTTAATAAAAGATAAGCGTTTTTATTTATTACATAAAAATTTTATACATATAAGAAGTATTTTAAAAAAATATAATATAGAAAAAGTTTCTGGTATATTAGCTGATTTAGGTTTATCTTCTTATCAAATTTATAATTATAAAAGAGGTTTTTCTCATAAATTTAACTGTACTTTAGATATGAGAATGAATCAAAAAATTCCTATTTCTGCTTTACAAATTATTAATCAATATTCTAAAAAAAAATTATTTCATATATTTTATAAATATGGCGAATTTAAAAATGCTATTCAAATTGCTGAAAAAATTTTAAAAAAAAGAGAAAAAAAACCTATCATTACTACATGGGATTTAATGAATATTTTTTTTTTAAAAAAACTTTCTTTTAAAAAAAAGAAAAAATTTTTATCTAGACTTTTTCAGTCTATACGAATAGAAGTTAATAATGAAATTAATAATTTAAAAAATTTTTTATTAGAATCTTCTAAAATTATCCTCCCAGGAGGTAGAATTGCTATTATTTCATATCATTCTATAGAAGATAGAATTACCAAATTTTTTTTTAAAAAAGGGGTATTTAAAAATCAAGAAATTCCCCGTTGTTATTCTATTCCATTTAAAATGATTCATAAAAAAGTTATTAAACCAACGATTCAAGAAATTAAAATTAATCCAAAATCTAGAAGTGCTCGGTTAAGAATTGCGGAAAAATTATAATATCAATCAGAAATTCAATTTTAAAATGAAAACGAATCTTTATATTAAAGACATTCTAAAAGGTAAATTTTTAGTAAAAAAAAATGCCTATAGTAGTTGGAAGTTTATTGTTTTTATTACTGTACTATCTTTAATGAGCATTACTAGTTCACATATGATGGATATAAAAATTAGAAATATTACAAAAATTAATGAAGAAATAAAAGAATTGAAATCTGAATATGCAAATATTCATAGTCAATTTTTACAAATGCAATTAGAATCGTTTTTAAAAAAAAAATTATTAAATATTAATGGATTAAAAGATTTAGAAGATCCTCCATATGAATTAATTTTAAAATAAAAAAAGATGGAGTAAAAAATAAAATGAAACGAAAAAGATATATTTTATTATATAAATCTTATTTAATTGGTTTTTTGTTTTTTTTTATTGCAATATTAATTATTTTTAATTTATTTCATATTCAAAATTATTCAGAAAAATATAAAAAATCTATTATAGAAAAAACCATTAGAACTAATTTAATAAAAGCTAAAAGAGGAAATATTTATGCTGCAGATAATAGTATTTTAGCTATGTCTATTATGAGATATGATATTCATATTGATTTTAGATCTATATCAGAAAAATTATTTAAAAACAATATTTTTTATTTATGTAATTCGTTGGAATATTTATTTAAAAAACCAAAATATTTTTTTTATAAAAAATTTCAATATGAAAAAAAAAAGGGAAATAGATATTTTTTATTAGCAAAAAATTTAGATTATCCACATTTAAAAAAATTACGTAATCTTCCCATTTTTAATAAAGGACAAATACGGGGTGGTTTTATTGTAGAAAAAAAAATATGTAGAATTCATCTATTAGAAAATATTGGAAAAAGAACATTAGGATATGATGATCATAGAGGAAAAGCTGGCTTAGAAGGAGCATTTAGTAAATATCTTACAGGAAAAGATGGAAAACGTTTAGAACAACGTATCAGTTCTAAAATATGGAAAACATTAAAAAATGAAATTTATCCAGAAGATGGAAAAGATGTTTATTCTACAATAGATATCTATATACAAGATATAGCTTATAATGCCTTACTTAAAAAATTATCTATTTCACATGCAGATCACGGATGTGTTATTATAATGGAGGTAAAAAGTGGAGAAATTACGGCTATGATAAATTTAGAAAAAACTAAAAAAAATACTTATGAAGATTTAAGAAATTTTTCTGTATGGGAAGGGAGTGAACCTGGATCTACTTTTAAAACAATGGCAATTCTTGCCGCATTAGAAGATAAAAAAATAGACATAGATATGATTGTCAATACAAAAGATGGAGTTTTAAACTTAAAAGGAAAAAAAATACGAGATAATCATTATGGAGGATATGGAGAAATAAATCCTAAACAGATTTTAGAACTTTCTTCTAATGTTGGAATAGCAAAAATTATTTATGATAATTATAAAGAAAATCCAAAAAAATTTATAGAACATTTATGTAAATGGAAATTAGATAAAAAAATAGGAATAGATATTCCAGGAGAAAGTAGACCTTTTATTCCTAAACCTGGAAAAAAAAATTGGAGCAGTATTACACTCCCATGGATGACTTTTGGATATAATATAAAACTCACTCCTTTACAAATTCTTACTTTTTATAATGCTATTGCTAACAAAGGAAAAATGATTAAACCTATTTTTATTAGAGAAATTAAATTACATGGAAAAATTATCAAAAAATATACTACTCCTATGGTCATGAATCCTTCTATATCTGATGCAGAATCTTTAAAAAAAATTCAAAATATGTTAGAAGGTGTTGTTAAAAATGGAACAGCAAAAAAATATTATCATTCAAAATATCCTTATGCAGGAAAAACTGGAACTACACAGTTAGATTATTGGAAAAAAGGTAAACCTATCTCTTATAATAGTTCTTTTGTCGGATATTTTCCTGCTAATAATCCAAAATATTCTTGTATTGTTGTTATTTCAAAACCAGAAAAAGGATATTACGGAATAGAAGTAGCCGTTCCAGTTTTTGATAAAATAGCTAGAGCCATATATCCAAAAATAGGAAAAAAAAATTTTTATAATAAAAAAAAAAAAAATATTGATTTTTTAAAAAAAATTAAAGAATATCAATACAAAAATTATTTTTTTTATAAAAAAACCATGCCGAATCTTATTTCTATTCCTGGAAAAGAAATTATTCCTTTATTAGAAAATGAAGGCTACAATATAAAATATCAAGGTATAGGAAAAGTGATTACTCAGTCTGTTCCCCCAGGAAATCAATTGAAAAAAAATCAAAAAATTTTTTTGAAATTAGAAGAATGAAAAAATTATTAAAATATACTTTAAAAAAAGTCCCTATATTAAAAATAATAGGTGAAAATACTGAAAAATATATAGAAGGGATATCAATACATTCTAAATATGTCCGAAAAAATATGATTTTTGTAGCTTGTAAAGGAAAAATAAAAAATGGACATCAATTTATTATAGAATCTATAGTAAAAGGAGCTAATACTATTATTTGTGAAATACTTCCCCCTATTATATATTCAAATATAACCTATATACTTGTAAAAAAAACCATAGAAGCTTTAGGATTGATTTCTTCTAATTTTTATGATCATCCTACAAAAAAAATAAAATTAGTAGGAATTACAGGTACAAATGGAAAAACATCTGTAGCCAGTATACTTCATAAATTATTTTATAAAATGGGAGAAAAAACTATTCTAATTTCTACTATAGGTATTCAAATTATGTCGAATAAATTTATTAATCTATATAATACTACTCCAAATATAGTAGAAATTAATAAATATTTAAATTTATCGATAAAAAAAGGATGTAAATATGCATTTATGGAAGTTAGTTCGCATGGAATTCATCAAAAAAGAATTTTTGGGTTATTTTTTACAGGAGGAGTATTTACTAATATTACACATGATCATTTAGATTATCATCAATCTTTTGATAATTATCTCTATATTAAAAGATCTTTTTTTAAAAATTTTTTATCTAAAAAAGCTTTTGCATTAATTAATTCAGATGATAAAAATTCAAAAAAAATTATAAAAAATAGTTTAGCTAAAACTTATTTTTATGGAATTCAAAAAAAAGCAAATTTTAGTATTAAAATTTTGAAAAAAAATTTACATGGAACTAAATTATTATTGAATGGCCATCAGTTTTTTACTTTTTTAATAGGAGAATTTAATGTGTATAATTTATTAGCTAGTTATGTAACAGCTAAATTATTGGGTAAAAAAGAATCTGAAATATTAAAAATAATCAATACAATAAAACCTATCAAAGGACGTTTTGAAAAATTTTTTTCTTATTCTGGAATTCGTATTATTGTAGATTACGCACATAATCCAAATGGAATAAAAACTGTTTTAAATACCATTAAAGAAATAAAAAAAAAAGAAGAAAGATTAATTTGTGTGATAGGTTGTGGAGGTAATAGAGATATCAAAAAACGTTCTTTAATGGGAAAAATTGTTTATGAAATATGTGATATATCTATTTTTACATCAGATAATCCTAGAGAAGAAAATCCTGAAAAAATATTAATAGATATGAAAAATTTTATATCATCTATTCATAAAGAGACTATCAAAATAATTTTAAATAGAAAAAAAGCCATTCAAACCGCTATTAAAATAGCAAAAAAAAAAGATATTATTCTTATAGCAGGAAAAGGACATGAAAATTATCAAGAAATTAAAGGAATACGTTATCCTTTTGACGATATGAAAATTGTTAAAGCTTTATTAAAAAAAACTATTTATTGAAAATCATCAAATAGGTATGATAATTATTCCTATTTTTTTTCAATATTTTTTTCCTTATTTAATTAATTCTCTTTTTGTTAGAGCTATAATCTCTTTTATTTTATCCATTGGTAT
This genomic window contains:
- a CDS encoding penicillin-binding protein; its protein translation is MKRKRYILLYKSYLIGFLFFFIAILIIFNLFHIQNYSEKYKKSIIEKTIRTNLIKAKRGNIYAADNSILAMSIMRYDIHIDFRSISEKLFKNNIFYLCNSLEYLFKKPKYFFYKKFQYEKKKGNRYFLLAKNLDYPHLKKLRNLPIFNKGQIRGGFIVEKKICRIHLLENIGKRTLGYDDHRGKAGLEGAFSKYLTGKDGKRLEQRISSKIWKTLKNEIYPEDGKDVYSTIDIYIQDIAYNALLKKLSISHADHGCVIIMEVKSGEITAMINLEKTKKNTYEDLRNFSVWEGSEPGSTFKTMAILAALEDKKIDIDMIVNTKDGVLNLKGKKIRDNHYGGYGEINPKQILELSSNVGIAKIIYDNYKENPKKFIEHLCKWKLDKKIGIDIPGESRPFIPKPGKKNWSSITLPWMTFGYNIKLTPLQILTFYNAIANKGKMIKPIFIREIKLHGKIIKKYTTPMVMNPSISDAESLKKIQNMLEGVVKNGTAKKYYHSKYPYAGKTGTTQLDYWKKGKPISYNSSFVGYFPANNPKYSCIVVISKPEKGYYGIEVAVPVFDKIARAIYPKIGKKNFYNKKKKNIDFLKKIKEYQYKNYFFYKKTMPNLISIPGKEIIPLLENEGYNIKYQGIGKVITQSVPPGNQLKKNQKIFLKLEE
- a CDS encoding FtsL-like putative cell division protein; this translates as MKTNLYIKDILKGKFLVKKNAYSSWKFIVFITVLSLMSITSSHMMDIKIRNITKINEEIKELKSEYANIHSQFLQMQLESFLKKKLLNINGLKDLEDPPYELILK
- a CDS encoding UDP-N-acetylmuramoyl-L-alanyl-D-glutamate--2,6-diaminopimelate ligase, translating into MKKLLKYTLKKVPILKIIGENTEKYIEGISIHSKYVRKNMIFVACKGKIKNGHQFIIESIVKGANTIICEILPPIIYSNITYILVKKTIEALGLISSNFYDHPTKKIKLVGITGTNGKTSVASILHKLFYKMGEKTILISTIGIQIMSNKFINLYNTTPNIVEINKYLNLSIKKGCKYAFMEVSSHGIHQKRIFGLFFTGGVFTNITHDHLDYHQSFDNYLYIKRSFFKNFLSKKAFALINSDDKNSKKIIKNSLAKTYFYGIQKKANFSIKILKKNLHGTKLLLNGHQFFTFLIGEFNVYNLLASYVTAKLLGKKESEILKIINTIKPIKGRFEKFFSYSGIRIIVDYAHNPNGIKTVLNTIKEIKKKEERLICVIGCGGNRDIKKRSLMGKIVYEICDISIFTSDNPREENPEKILIDMKNFISSIHKETIKIILNRKKAIQTAIKIAKKKDIILIAGKGHENYQEIKGIRYPFDDMKIVKALLKKTIY
- the rsmH gene encoding 16S rRNA (cytosine(1402)-N(4))-methyltransferase RsmH; its protein translation is MNFIEHSKIYHYPVLLKESIENLITDRNGIYVDVTFGGGGHSSAILKKLEKKAILIALDQDKESIKNNLIKDKRFYLLHKNFIHIRSILKKYNIEKVSGILADLGLSSYQIYNYKRGFSHKFNCTLDMRMNQKIPISALQIINQYSKKKLFHIFYKYGEFKNAIQIAEKILKKREKKPIITTWDLMNIFFLKKLSFKKKKKFLSRLFQSIRIEVNNEINNLKNFLLESSKIILPGGRIAIISYHSIEDRITKFFFKKGVFKNQEIPRCYSIPFKMIHKKVIKPTIQEIKINPKSRSARLRIAEKL